In a single window of the Rhodopirellula bahusiensis genome:
- a CDS encoding glucose-6-phosphate isomerase: MSLLRFDASGSINDDYGITQAQIDSLKGQMETLRTEMVETDQKQYESGDIPADKQPLDARFFWLPEEMLEAYSKEREASELGRIFKVANGLHDQIDAAVVLGIGGSYMGARAMMEACCDPYHNEMSRAARGSKPRMYFEGNNVDNDASDSLLQRVRAGGYADSDAEKRHAIIVISKSGGTMETAVAFRHFLANLESELGAESEEWLSRLVVPVTGESGKLHDLATEIGCDEIFTVPDGVGGRFSVLSPVGLVPAAFLGLDCMKLLEGAVAMNEHFKTADYADNVVMQYVAVNHLLSQHRDKSIRVMSVWSKALESVGMWYDQLLAESNGKDGKGVTPLTTLNTRDLHSRHQQHQQGRNDKVFNNVIVESQRTDSLAVGQSNRNQDTLNDIAEKTLPDIMAAAIKGTNDALHADGRPTTDIILPQIDTHVLGQLFQMLMIATVIEGRLLGINPYGQPGVEQYKTNMNKNLGR; encoded by the coding sequence ATGAGCTTGCTCCGTTTCGACGCTTCCGGATCGATCAACGACGACTACGGGATCACTCAAGCACAAATCGATTCGTTGAAGGGCCAGATGGAAACCCTTCGCACCGAGATGGTCGAAACCGACCAAAAACAATACGAATCGGGCGACATTCCCGCTGACAAACAACCACTCGACGCACGATTCTTTTGGCTGCCCGAGGAAATGTTGGAAGCCTATTCGAAAGAACGAGAAGCGTCGGAACTGGGACGCATTTTCAAGGTCGCCAACGGGTTGCACGACCAAATTGACGCAGCCGTGGTTTTGGGGATCGGTGGGTCCTACATGGGTGCCCGAGCGATGATGGAAGCTTGCTGCGACCCGTATCACAACGAGATGAGCCGGGCTGCCCGAGGCAGCAAGCCTCGGATGTATTTCGAGGGCAACAACGTCGACAACGACGCCTCTGACTCGCTTTTGCAACGCGTGCGAGCGGGTGGATACGCGGACAGCGACGCCGAAAAACGTCACGCTATCATCGTGATCAGCAAGAGCGGCGGAACAATGGAAACCGCCGTCGCGTTCCGTCATTTCCTCGCCAATTTGGAATCCGAACTGGGGGCCGAGTCCGAGGAATGGTTGTCTCGTTTGGTCGTTCCCGTGACCGGCGAAAGTGGAAAGCTGCATGATCTGGCGACCGAAATCGGTTGCGATGAAATCTTCACAGTGCCCGATGGTGTCGGCGGTCGCTTCAGCGTGCTGTCGCCCGTTGGTTTGGTCCCTGCTGCTTTCCTGGGGCTGGACTGCATGAAGTTGCTCGAGGGTGCCGTCGCGATGAACGAGCACTTCAAGACGGCGGACTACGCCGACAACGTGGTGATGCAGTACGTCGCCGTGAATCACCTGCTTTCGCAGCACCGCGACAAATCGATTCGCGTGATGAGCGTGTGGAGCAAAGCACTTGAGTCAGTCGGAATGTGGTACGACCAATTGCTGGCCGAGTCCAACGGCAAAGACGGCAAGGGTGTCACTCCACTGACGACACTGAACACTCGCGATTTGCACAGTCGCCACCAACAGCACCAACAAGGTCGCAACGACAAAGTCTTCAACAATGTGATCGTGGAATCGCAACGGACCGATTCGTTGGCCGTCGGTCAATCGAACCGCAACCAAGACACGTTGAACGACATCGCTGAAAAAACGTTGCCAGACATCATGGCGGCTGCGATCAAGGGGACTAATGACGCACTGCATGCGGATGGACGTCCGACGACCGACATCATCTTGCCGCAGATCGACACGCATGTGTTGGGGCAGCTGTTCCAAATGCTGATGATCGCGACCGTGATCGAAGGACGCTTGTTGGGCATCAACCCATACGGGCAACCGGGCGTGGAACAGTACAAGACCAACATGAACAAGAACCTCGGCCGCTGA